The genome window GCCCCTTATAAGTTGCAGAATGAGCTGAAAGTGCAGTTAATGACAATAGCACTAGTAATAATCTTTTCATAATTGTCCTCCATTATTTTTCTTCATCTTAAATCTTTAAGTAAACAATTTCAGAATACATCGCTATGGAAAAAAAGGTGAAAAGTTGAAATATTTATATATATGAACAAAGAATAATCTATGCTAACTAATGGAAATCTCGATTGGTACCCGCGCCCCTTTTAGTGGTGAGGGATGAGAATTAGCTCACGAGTACTGTAGCCTAGAGAGTCTAGCTCCCTGATGGCATTCGCAACAATTTTTGATGAGTGGGCCTTGCTATACTTGCGCGACATGATCCACAGGTACTTTTCGTCAGGAACACCAATGGCAACCCACTCATAATTTGGGTCAAGTGCGATAACGAGATAGTCGAATTTAAGAGGCCAAAAGAGCTGTATTTTCCAATGAGCATTGGTTTGACTATTTTCGATCCAGGCCTTTTGCCTTAAGACTTTTTTTTCACCATCAAATGAATATTTATTGAAAACGAATTTAACATCAATACGCTTTTCTTTTTCATTCCACGTATAAGTCTCGATTGAATTATGTTGGCCGTCCTCGAGAAATGTCCCACGTGCTGCTAGCACAAACCAATCCCCCATAAAGCGATCGATATCAACATAGGCGACAGTTTTATCATAAGTAGTCGTGCTACAACTTAAAAACAAAATGCTGAATATAAAGAGTAAATACTTTAGAACCACCACTTCTTTGTAACATATTCCTGTTCATCAAAAGAGACAATTTCTCCTAATTTTGGTGCCATTAACTTAAGAAGACCTAAATTCGAGAATTCATCTAACTTCTCAATAGGCTCCTGCCACGGATGAAATGAGAGTGAAAAAGCACCCCAATGAATTGGGAAGTAATATTTTGCGTTGATATCAGCAAAGGCCTTAGGCCACTCTTCAGGTAATAAGTGAACAGCAAACCAGTCAGGGTTATATTGGCCAGACTCCATAAAGGCGACATCAAAGGGCCCCAAACGGCTTCCAATTTCTTTGAAATGAATATCGTAGCCAGTATCTCCACTGAAGTAGAGGTTATTATTCTTAGTCTTTACAACCCATGAGGCCCACAAAGTCGTATTTTCATGGGCCTGATCTCTCCCTGAGAAGTGCTGAGCAGGAGTTGCCGTAAACTTGACGCCTTCAAAATCGACGTCTTGCCACCAATCAAGTTCAGTAATACGAGAGTCATCAAATCCCCATCTTTTTAGATGCGAACCTACGCCTAGAGGCGTGATAATTTTAACGTCTTTCTTCTTAGCAAAAAATTTCATCGTCGTCATATCAAGGTGATCATAGTGGTCATGAGAGATAATTATATAATCGATTTCTGGAAGCTCTTCTAAAGAGAGAACCGGAGCAGCAAAGCGCTTTACAAATAAAGGAACAGGTGAAGATGACCCTGAAAAGATTGGATCGATTAAAACGATCTTTGAATCAACATTTAAAAGGATTGTTGAGTGCCCAAACCAAATCGACTTAACGTGATCTGACTTCTCTAAAAACTTTTTCATATCAGGCTTTACTGAAGGAAGGGCCTTTTCAGGATAGCGTCCTCCCCCTTTCCCTAAGAATTCAATAAATTTAGAAAGGCCAAATCCATCTTTTTGAATCGGCTGCTCTTTTGTTATACCAGGTCTGCGATTAACAAAGATTTGTTCAGAAGAATCGAAATTATCCGACTTTTCAAAAGTTCTTAATTGCCCCTTATTTGGGTGGGCACCAAGAGAAGACATGAAAACTGAAGCAACTTTGCTCATAGCTGTACATCCAGATAAATTTAATAAGATAACTAATAGAAGAATATGCTTAAACATTAAGTTCCTACTTTTTTAACAAAGCTAATGAAATTGCCATTATCCTTGAAGAATCTCCAATTAGAAAAAAGTGTAAAAATCACTGTAATAATAACAGGCACTAGGAATGAGAAGACGAACGATGTTCCAGTAAAGCGTACCGGAAGTGAACGATCCACAAACATCGCTGGCATAATGACTGGAGAAAACTGCGCTAAAAGTTTAAGTACAATAAAGCTTAAAAGATTCCCAACTCCAATTGCACAAATTGTAATAATGGCAATATTAAGGCCTCCATACTTTTTGATCTGGTTCATACTCATGCCAAGTATCCAAAAAGAAGCAAAGTCATTCCTAACTCTTGCGTAAAATATTGAAAGGCCTGAAATGATCGAAAAAGTTACGAGAACAATTGTTGCTAAAAATAAAAAGAGAACCACATTATTTTCTAAAGCGAGCGCGTAAACGAGGTTTTGATTTAACTCTTCCCAAGTTTTAAAGCTTGCACCTTGTGAAGTTAAATACTGTTCTAACTCCACTTTGGCCGGCCCAGACAAAGCACTAAAAACTCTAAGCTTATTATAACGACGGGACTTTGCAATTGAAAAGGCGCTATAAGCATGGCCCCAAGCATGAAGCTCATCAATATCAGGGTCCATTGAATCTGTGAAATTTTCAATCATTAAAGACTTAAAGCGTGGTAGCTCTCCAAAGAATACATCAGTGTGGGCCGGTGAGATAAATTGAATCTTATCATCGAGACCTGCATAAATCTTTCTGGCCAAATATGGTGATAAGAGAATCTCTTCACGCTCGGGCCAATGGTCAATGGCCTGAGGCAGTACAGTTGAAGTCTCTTTTGTTAGCCCGTGAAAAATAACAGGGGCCAAATAGCCTTCGAGACGAATAAGACCTTCAATTTCATATTCAAAAGAATATTTTAAACTCTTATCATCTAAATAATCCTGTGTCTTTTCAAAGCTAAGATCTTTAGGAAGATCAATAATATAGCGCCCTAGGGTCTGCTTTCCTCGCTCAATACGGTTCGCTTGTAGTCCCTTTAGGACAGACTGAACACTTAATAGCGAAAAACTTGATATAATAAGACT of Bacteriovorax sp. BAL6_X contains these proteins:
- a CDS encoding lipocalin family protein is translated as MFLSCSTTTYDKTVAYVDIDRFMGDWFVLAARGTFLEDGQHNSIETYTWNEKEKRIDVKFVFNKYSFDGEKKVLRQKAWIENSQTNAHWKIQLFWPLKFDYLVIALDPNYEWVAIGVPDEKYLWIMSRKYSKAHSSKIVANAIRELDSLGYSTRELILIPHH
- a CDS encoding MBL fold metallo-hydrolase, whose translation is MFKHILLLVILLNLSGCTAMSKVASVFMSSLGAHPNKGQLRTFEKSDNFDSSEQIFVNRRPGITKEQPIQKDGFGLSKFIEFLGKGGGRYPEKALPSVKPDMKKFLEKSDHVKSIWFGHSTILLNVDSKIVLIDPIFSGSSSPVPLFVKRFAAPVLSLEELPEIDYIIISHDHYDHLDMTTMKFFAKKKDVKIITPLGVGSHLKRWGFDDSRITELDWWQDVDFEGVKFTATPAQHFSGRDQAHENTTLWASWVVKTKNNNLYFSGDTGYDIHFKEIGSRLGPFDVAFMESGQYNPDWFAVHLLPEEWPKAFADINAKYYFPIHWGAFSLSFHPWQEPIEKLDEFSNLGLLKLMAPKLGEIVSFDEQEYVTKKWWF
- a CDS encoding ABC transporter permease, with the translated sequence MALASLIISSFSLLSVQSVLKGLQANRIERGKQTLGRYIIDLPKDLSFEKTQDYLDDKSLKYSFEYEIEGLIRLEGYLAPVIFHGLTKETSTVLPQAIDHWPEREEILLSPYLARKIYAGLDDKIQFISPAHTDVFFGELPRFKSLMIENFTDSMDPDIDELHAWGHAYSAFSIAKSRRYNKLRVFSALSGPAKVELEQYLTSQGASFKTWEELNQNLVYALALENNVVLFLFLATIVLVTFSIISGLSIFYARVRNDFASFWILGMSMNQIKKYGGLNIAIITICAIGVGNLLSFIVLKLLAQFSPVIMPAMFVDRSLPVRFTGTSFVFSFLVPVIITVIFTLFSNWRFFKDNGNFISFVKKVGT